A DNA window from Bdellovibrio sp. BCCA contains the following coding sequences:
- the sohB gene encoding protease SohB, whose protein sequence is MDALQSIGIFAAQTFLILFAILAVIITIAMLASRAGDKSELQIELLHKKYKRFRNLLKSQTLTKNERKDLKKKLKEERKAQDKESRDHEKKIFLVDFEGDIKASAVENLREEITAILTTATPHDEVVVRVESPGGMVHGYGLAASQLLRVREKGIPLTVCVDKVAASGGYLMSVTANKILSAPFAIVGSIGVVAQVPNVHRALKKFDVDYKEYTAGEYKRTVSLLGEITPKGEEKFKEQLEDTHVLFKNFVHKFRPNMNLAEVATGEYWYGEQALGKGLVDEIRTSDDYLLGLSEKHQIVKVKYEHHESLSDKLTGIIGKAFKKGSLSIIEELETRRFL, encoded by the coding sequence ATGGACGCCTTGCAAAGCATCGGGATATTCGCAGCACAAACGTTTCTAATTCTCTTCGCCATTTTGGCGGTGATTATCACTATTGCAATGTTGGCCTCCAGAGCTGGCGACAAGAGTGAACTTCAAATCGAACTTTTGCACAAAAAATACAAACGCTTCCGCAATCTTCTTAAATCACAAACTTTGACAAAGAATGAGCGCAAAGATCTTAAGAAAAAACTAAAAGAAGAACGCAAAGCTCAAGACAAAGAGTCGCGTGATCACGAAAAGAAAATCTTCCTGGTGGATTTCGAGGGCGATATCAAAGCGTCTGCTGTTGAAAACCTGCGTGAAGAGATCACGGCTATTCTGACAACGGCGACACCGCACGATGAAGTTGTCGTCCGTGTAGAAAGCCCGGGCGGCATGGTTCATGGTTATGGCCTTGCAGCCTCACAACTTTTGCGTGTTCGTGAAAAAGGCATTCCTCTCACTGTGTGCGTAGATAAGGTCGCTGCCAGCGGTGGTTACTTGATGTCTGTGACTGCGAACAAAATTCTCAGTGCTCCTTTTGCGATCGTGGGATCTATCGGTGTCGTGGCGCAAGTTCCGAACGTGCACCGTGCGCTGAAAAAATTCGACGTCGATTACAAAGAGTACACAGCTGGCGAATACAAACGCACAGTGAGCTTGCTTGGCGAGATCACACCTAAAGGCGAAGAAAAATTTAAAGAACAACTTGAGGATACTCACGTTCTCTTTAAGAATTTCGTTCATAAATTCCGTCCCAATATGAATCTGGCGGAAGTGGCGACGGGCGAATACTGGTACGGAGAACAAGCTCTCGGCAAAGGTTTGGTTGATGAAATCCGCACGAGCGATGATTACCTTTTAGGACTTTCAGAAAAGCACCAAATAGTTAAAGTAAAATACGAACATCATGAAAGTTTAAGTGATAAACTCACAGGAATTATCGGAAAGGCTTTTAAAAAAGGAAGCCTTTCCATTATAGAAGAACTTGAAACGCGACGTTTTCTTTAA
- a CDS encoding ABC transporter permease, translating to MTTFITRRILQTLAVIVILSYVCFYLMSLMPGDPVDMMVASNPKITAEDVARLKSLYGLDQPVYKRYFNWVTSIGQGDLGYSRTYRVPVQELMGPRLWNTFLLSFISLGLSILLAIPLGIISALKPGSRMDYFMNLFSFAGISIPSFWLAIVLIIIFAVKIPILPAGGTQTIGGEPMGFWADMMDRSIYLVLPVLSLSIQQIGRFSRFTRSAMLEAMRNDFIRTARAKGLSRSVVIWKHGFRNALIPLITILALSFSGLFSGAILTETVFAYQGVGKLVYDSIIGNDYNVAMISFVISVSMVLLMNLVADIAYGFADPRISYQ from the coding sequence ATGACTACATTTATCACTCGCCGCATTTTGCAAACACTCGCTGTGATAGTGATCCTATCTTACGTGTGTTTCTATTTGATGAGCTTAATGCCAGGTGACCCTGTAGACATGATGGTCGCTTCAAATCCGAAGATCACAGCAGAAGACGTGGCTCGTTTGAAGTCTTTGTACGGACTGGATCAACCGGTCTATAAAAGATACTTCAACTGGGTCACTTCGATCGGCCAAGGTGATCTTGGTTACAGCCGTACTTACCGAGTGCCCGTGCAAGAACTCATGGGCCCTCGTTTGTGGAACACGTTCCTTCTTTCATTTATCTCTTTGGGACTTTCCATTCTGCTTGCCATTCCACTCGGAATCATCTCGGCTCTTAAACCGGGAAGCCGCATGGATTATTTTATGAACCTGTTCTCGTTTGCGGGGATTTCGATTCCTTCTTTCTGGCTTGCGATCGTTTTGATTATTATCTTCGCCGTTAAAATTCCGATTCTTCCTGCGGGAGGAACACAAACTATCGGAGGCGAACCGATGGGATTCTGGGCTGACATGATGGATCGTTCGATCTATTTGGTTTTGCCTGTTTTAAGTCTTTCTATTCAGCAAATCGGACGTTTTTCTCGTTTCACTCGCTCGGCGATGCTCGAAGCTATGCGCAATGATTTCATTCGCACGGCGCGCGCCAAAGGCCTTTCTCGCAGCGTGGTGATTTGGAAACACGGTTTCCGCAATGCTTTAATTCCACTTATTACGATCTTAGCGTTAAGCTTCTCGGGTCTTTTTTCGGGAGCCATCCTGACTGAAACCGTATTCGCTTACCAGGGTGTCGGTAAACTTGTTTATGACTCTATCATCGGGAACGACTACAACGTCGCGATGATTTCTTTTGTTATCTCTGTCAGCATGGTTCTTTTAATGAATCTTGTTGCCGATATCGCGTATGGATTTGCTGATCCACGCATTTCTTATCAATAG
- a CDS encoding ABC transporter ATP-binding protein → MQTPVLEVKNLETTFQTNAGPVRAVNNVSYKIDRGQTLGIVGESGCGKSVTSYSLMRLIEKPGKISNGQVLLNGRDLLKISENDMEEVRGGEMAMIFQEPMTALNPVLTIGYQMDEQIMKHKKCSPKESRERAIEMLRLVGIPSPEERYESYPHQLSGGMRQRAMIAMALSCDPTFLIADEPTTALDVTIQAQILELIQNLQEKFNMTVQFITHDLGVISEISDKVMVMYGGQTCEQADTQELFLNPRHPYTAALISSRPKFGERVKRLTTIEGSVPAPFELPKGCPFVNRCTRAKADCTHHKPPLNEIKPGHTVACFNPL, encoded by the coding sequence GTGCAAACACCAGTACTTGAAGTAAAAAATCTTGAGACGACATTTCAAACCAATGCGGGCCCTGTGCGCGCTGTGAACAATGTCAGTTATAAAATTGATCGCGGTCAGACTTTAGGAATCGTGGGCGAATCTGGATGCGGCAAGTCAGTGACGTCGTATTCCTTGATGCGCCTCATCGAAAAACCGGGGAAGATCTCCAACGGTCAGGTTCTTTTAAACGGTCGCGATCTTTTAAAGATTTCTGAAAATGACATGGAAGAAGTTCGCGGCGGTGAAATGGCGATGATCTTCCAAGAGCCTATGACAGCTCTTAATCCTGTTTTGACCATCGGCTATCAGATGGATGAACAGATCATGAAGCATAAAAAATGCTCTCCGAAAGAATCTCGCGAACGCGCTATTGAAATGCTTCGCCTGGTGGGCATCCCTTCTCCTGAAGAACGCTACGAGTCCTACCCTCACCAACTTTCCGGCGGTATGAGACAAAGAGCGATGATCGCGATGGCTCTTTCTTGCGATCCGACTTTTTTGATCGCGGATGAGCCAACGACAGCTTTAGATGTCACAATCCAAGCGCAGATTTTGGAACTTATCCAAAACCTTCAAGAAAAATTCAATATGACAGTGCAATTCATCACGCATGATCTGGGAGTTATCTCTGAGATCTCTGACAAAGTGATGGTGATGTACGGCGGCCAAACTTGCGAACAAGCCGACACACAAGAGTTGTTCTTAAATCCCCGTCACCCTTACACGGCGGCGTTGATTTCTTCTCGTCCTAAATTTGGTGAGCGTGTAAAACGTCTGACAACTATTGAAGGCAGTGTTCCGGCTCCTTTTGAACTTCCAAAAGGTTGTCCGTTTGTAAACCGATGCACTCGCGCGAAAGCGGATTGCACTCATCACAAACCGCCTTTGAATGAAATCAAACCAGGTCACACTGTGGCTTGCTTCAATCCGCTTTAA
- a CDS encoding acyl-CoA dehydrogenase — MDSFNSLYGYFLESCTWAWVLGSIVLLLFVGFFSSPLIVWTIAVAAILFGFAAPMWLWIVFAVLAVIFNIAPLRAALVTSGVFAIFKKFEFLPKISDTEKAALDAGVVWIEKDLFSGKPNFTNLMNEVYPNLTPEEKAFMDGPVETLCSMIDHWDIYKTKEIPEDIWNYIRKEKFLGMIVPKEYGGLGFSALCHSEVIMKISSRSLAVAIQVMVPNSLGPAELLAHYGTDAQKKHWLPRLADGTEIPCFGLTEPTAGSDAGSITSSGVLFKDTDGKIKIKLNWNKRWITLAAISSVIGLAFRLRDPENLLGKGEDLGITCALIPSKTPGVVLGRRHDPLNTPFYNCPTQGKDVIVDAEEAIVGGIAGAGRGWMMLMECLAAGRGISLPAQATGGAKLITRVTSAHAVVRRQFGVSIGKFEGVEEPLARIGASTYTLEAMRKYCLGALDKGIKPGVITAMQKYYATEMGRKGINDAMDIMGGAGISMGPRNLLAEIYIATPIGITVEGANIMTRTLIIFGQGALRSHPFAYSEVKAYEANDTKAFDKAFFGHIGHIVRNTCRAILLSCSRGYLAATPDCHPQMKIYFRRLSWTSATFALLSDVAMGVLGGSLKMREKITGRFADILANMYIATSILRRFEAEGRKEEDLPFVHYSLKNSMAEIQKGFDGIFDNLKIPGLRWFFKGWIGAWSRINSVGSQASDGWSHAIASAMMQEGGIRERLSEGIYVPKDRNQQLGRLEHAFSVSLRAEAAEKKIKKAIRDGVLPKKKTNLLLDEARSKNIITEDELKLVQEADAVRYDAILVDDFSEEQYHANKVL, encoded by the coding sequence GTGGATTCTTTCAACTCTTTATATGGATATTTTTTAGAGAGCTGCACATGGGCCTGGGTACTTGGTTCCATCGTCCTCTTGTTGTTTGTCGGTTTCTTCAGCAGTCCGCTGATCGTGTGGACAATTGCTGTAGCAGCGATTCTGTTTGGATTCGCGGCACCGATGTGGTTGTGGATCGTCTTTGCAGTTCTTGCTGTGATCTTCAACATTGCGCCTCTTCGCGCGGCTCTTGTGACTTCGGGTGTATTTGCGATCTTTAAGAAGTTTGAATTCTTGCCGAAAATCTCCGACACAGAAAAAGCGGCATTGGATGCCGGCGTTGTGTGGATTGAAAAAGATCTTTTCTCCGGAAAACCAAACTTTACAAACTTGATGAACGAAGTTTATCCAAATCTGACTCCAGAAGAAAAAGCGTTCATGGATGGCCCGGTGGAAACCCTGTGCTCTATGATCGACCACTGGGATATCTACAAGACAAAAGAAATTCCTGAAGACATCTGGAACTACATCAGAAAAGAAAAATTCTTGGGAATGATTGTTCCTAAGGAATACGGTGGTCTTGGCTTCTCCGCTCTTTGCCACTCTGAAGTGATTATGAAAATCTCTTCTCGCTCTTTGGCGGTGGCGATTCAAGTAATGGTGCCAAACTCTTTGGGTCCTGCCGAGCTTCTGGCTCACTACGGAACTGACGCTCAGAAAAAACATTGGTTGCCACGTCTTGCAGACGGAACTGAAATCCCATGCTTTGGTTTGACAGAGCCAACTGCGGGGTCTGATGCGGGTTCAATCACTTCTTCTGGTGTTCTTTTCAAAGACACAGATGGAAAAATCAAAATCAAATTGAATTGGAACAAACGTTGGATCACATTGGCGGCGATTTCGTCTGTGATCGGTTTGGCCTTCCGTCTTCGCGATCCAGAAAATCTTTTGGGTAAAGGTGAGGATCTTGGAATTACTTGTGCGTTGATCCCTTCAAAAACGCCAGGCGTTGTTTTGGGCCGCCGTCATGATCCACTCAACACTCCTTTCTACAACTGTCCGACACAAGGTAAAGACGTTATCGTCGACGCTGAAGAAGCGATCGTCGGTGGTATCGCTGGTGCTGGTCGCGGTTGGATGATGTTGATGGAGTGTTTGGCAGCAGGTCGCGGTATCTCTTTGCCAGCTCAAGCCACAGGGGGCGCGAAACTCATCACTCGCGTGACTTCAGCTCATGCGGTTGTTCGCCGTCAGTTCGGTGTTTCTATCGGTAAGTTTGAAGGTGTTGAAGAGCCATTGGCTCGCATCGGTGCTTCAACGTACACATTAGAAGCTATGAGAAAATACTGCTTGGGTGCTCTTGATAAGGGGATCAAACCCGGCGTTATCACAGCGATGCAAAAATACTACGCGACAGAGATGGGCCGTAAAGGTATCAATGATGCTATGGACATCATGGGTGGTGCAGGTATCTCTATGGGACCTCGCAACTTGTTGGCCGAAATCTACATTGCAACTCCAATCGGTATTACTGTTGAAGGTGCGAATATCATGACTCGTACTTTGATCATCTTCGGTCAAGGCGCGCTTCGTTCGCATCCGTTTGCATACTCTGAAGTGAAAGCTTATGAAGCCAATGACACGAAAGCCTTCGACAAGGCGTTCTTCGGTCACATTGGTCACATCGTTCGCAATACATGCCGTGCGATCTTACTTTCATGCTCTCGCGGTTACTTGGCAGCCACTCCGGATTGCCATCCGCAAATGAAAATCTACTTCCGTCGTTTGTCTTGGACTTCAGCGACTTTCGCACTTCTTTCTGACGTGGCGATGGGCGTGTTGGGTGGTTCATTGAAAATGAGAGAAAAAATCACAGGTCGTTTTGCTGATATCTTGGCAAATATGTACATTGCGACTTCCATCCTTCGTCGTTTCGAAGCGGAAGGCCGTAAGGAAGAAGATCTTCCATTTGTTCACTACAGCTTGAAAAACTCGATGGCTGAAATCCAAAAAGGTTTCGATGGTATTTTCGACAACTTGAAAATCCCAGGTCTTCGTTGGTTCTTTAAAGGTTGGATCGGTGCTTGGTCTCGTATCAACTCTGTAGGCTCACAAGCGTCTGACGGTTGGTCTCATGCGATTGCTTCAGCAATGATGCAAGAAGGTGGCATCCGTGAACGTTTGAGCGAAGGCATCTACGTTCCTAAAGACCGCAATCAACAATTGGGCCGTCTTGAGCACGCGTTTTCTGTGTCACTCAGAGCAGAAGCGGCTGAAAAGAAAATCAAAAAAGCGATCCGCGACGGCGTTCTTCCTAAAAAGAAAACAAATCTTTTGTTGGATGAGGCTCGCAGCAAAAACATCATCACAGAAGACGAGTTGAAACTCGTTCAAGAAGCCGATGCTGTCCGCTACGACGCGATCCTGGTAGACGACTTCTCCGAAGAGCAATACCACGCCAACAAAGTTCTTTAG
- a CDS encoding ABC transporter ATP-binding protein yields MSEIILEAKNVKKHFPIRKGLLLREVASVKAVDDVSLVVRKGETLGLVGESGCGKSTLGRTLIRLYEPTAGAIDFDGQDFLSLKGEALRKKRKNMQMIFQDPYASLDPRMTVGQIIRQPMDIHGVGSVAERNQRVLELIELVGLRKAHVNRYPHEFSGGQRQRISIARAIALNPELIICDEPVSALDVSIQAQILNLLKDLQEKLKLTYVFISHDLSVIEHTCDRIAVMYLGKIVEIAERDELFRNPQHPYTQALIGAIPRVGQGKKKMKKSLSGEVPSPINPPSGCAFHPRCPHKMDICASQTPTLDGTGAHKKACWLAADAGSAAALSAKAEAATNNE; encoded by the coding sequence ATGAGTGAAATCATTCTTGAAGCAAAAAATGTAAAAAAGCACTTCCCCATTCGCAAAGGTCTTCTTCTTCGCGAAGTGGCCAGCGTGAAAGCTGTTGATGACGTTTCTTTAGTTGTGCGCAAAGGAGAAACTCTGGGCCTCGTCGGAGAATCCGGTTGTGGTAAATCCACCTTGGGTCGCACGCTGATTCGCCTTTACGAACCGACTGCGGGAGCCATCGACTTTGACGGCCAAGATTTCTTGAGTCTTAAAGGTGAAGCTCTTCGCAAGAAGCGTAAAAACATGCAGATGATTTTCCAAGACCCGTATGCGTCTTTGGATCCCCGCATGACTGTCGGCCAAATCATTCGTCAGCCGATGGACATTCACGGCGTTGGCAGTGTTGCTGAACGCAATCAACGTGTTTTGGAATTGATTGAACTTGTGGGTTTAAGAAAAGCGCACGTGAATCGCTACCCGCATGAATTTTCCGGCGGTCAACGCCAGCGTATCAGCATTGCGCGCGCGATTGCTCTGAATCCTGAATTGATTATTTGTGACGAGCCCGTCAGTGCTTTGGACGTTTCCATCCAAGCGCAGATTTTGAATCTTCTTAAAGATCTTCAAGAAAAATTAAAACTGACTTATGTCTTTATCTCCCATGATCTTTCTGTGATTGAACACACGTGCGATCGTATCGCCGTCATGTATCTTGGAAAAATCGTGGAGATCGCAGAGCGCGATGAGCTTTTCAGAAATCCGCAACATCCTTATACGCAGGCACTCATCGGAGCGATTCCACGTGTGGGTCAGGGTAAGAAAAAGATGAAAAAATCTTTGAGTGGCGAAGTGCCAAGCCCTATCAACCCGCCATCGGGTTGTGCTTTCCATCCGCGCTGCCCGCATAAGATGGACATCTGTGCGTCTCAGACTCCGACATTGGACGGAACTGGCGCGCATAAAAAAGCGTGCTGGCTCGCCGCGGACGCGGGCAGTGCCGCAGCGCTAAGCGCGAAGGCTGAAGCAGCTACAAATAACGAATAA
- the mutM gene encoding bifunctional DNA-formamidopyrimidine glycosylase/DNA-(apurinic or apyrimidinic site) lyase, translating into MPELPEVEVVRRGLEDILKDQPTLKKVELKRPDLREPIPAKKISTLVGEKLLSVERRAKYLLLWTKKGAMLSHLGMTGTWRVAPPGDERLHDHIYLHFSGGLRLAYRDPRRFGYFDFVQNPLEHPKLKALGPEPLSSQFTGKELWESLRGKEVAIKIAIMDQKIVVGVGNIYASEALFAAGIKPTLPSYKLTRERADILAKEIKKILTRSIEHGGSSISDFAQASGESGYFQTTFRVYDRAGEECVTCGQQVKSKVLGGRNTFWCSRCQK; encoded by the coding sequence ATGCCCGAGTTGCCAGAGGTAGAGGTCGTCCGTCGCGGCCTTGAAGATATTTTGAAAGATCAGCCGACTCTTAAAAAAGTAGAGTTGAAGCGACCTGATTTGCGCGAACCGATTCCTGCCAAAAAAATCAGCACGCTTGTCGGAGAGAAACTTCTTTCCGTTGAAAGACGGGCAAAGTACCTGCTCTTGTGGACAAAAAAAGGAGCGATGCTCTCTCATCTGGGGATGACAGGGACATGGCGGGTCGCACCTCCCGGTGATGAGCGATTGCATGATCATATCTATCTGCATTTCTCTGGCGGACTTCGTTTGGCGTACCGAGATCCTCGTCGTTTTGGTTATTTTGACTTCGTTCAAAATCCTCTGGAACATCCGAAATTAAAGGCGTTGGGGCCAGAACCCTTAAGTTCTCAATTCACCGGCAAAGAGCTTTGGGAAAGTCTGCGTGGTAAAGAAGTTGCTATAAAAATAGCCATCATGGATCAAAAGATTGTGGTGGGTGTTGGAAATATCTATGCGAGTGAGGCGCTTTTTGCTGCCGGGATAAAGCCGACATTACCTTCATATAAGTTGACGCGGGAACGAGCGGACATCTTGGCAAAAGAGATTAAAAAAATTTTAACTCGATCCATTGAGCATGGGGGTTCGTCGATCAGTGACTTCGCTCAAGCGTCCGGGGAGAGTGGATATTTTCAGACGACTTTTCGGGTTTATGATCGTGCCGGAGAAGAATGTGTGACCTGTGGGCAACAGGTGAAATCGAAAGTTTTAGGCGGACGAAATACCTTCTGGTGTTCGCGTTGCCAAAAATAA
- a CDS encoding VC0807 family protein, protein MTEKNAPQQENGLLNLIFNIVLPVLILNKLSKFIGPLAALLLALAFPLGYGAYDLVKRKKANAFSALGLLNVLLTGGLALLGLHGFWFAVKEAAFPTLVGLFVFGSAFTKRPFIETLFLNPSVMKVDLLEQRLAEHGKQAEFHEHMRKATLWLSLSFVFSAVCNFVLARRIFINIDTTLSPEAQSLVLNDQIATMTTWSMAIIMVPSILFLLGIFWYLMRGIKQYAGLSTEELLKES, encoded by the coding sequence ATGACTGAAAAGAACGCCCCTCAACAAGAAAACGGTCTCTTAAATCTGATTTTTAATATCGTTTTACCCGTTTTAATTTTAAATAAATTAAGTAAATTTATCGGCCCTTTGGCGGCGTTGCTACTCGCGCTCGCATTTCCTTTGGGATATGGGGCTTACGATTTAGTGAAAAGAAAAAAAGCCAATGCGTTTTCAGCGTTGGGTCTACTGAATGTGCTTTTAACTGGAGGCTTGGCTCTTCTCGGCTTGCACGGTTTTTGGTTTGCAGTCAAAGAAGCGGCTTTCCCGACTCTTGTAGGTCTTTTTGTTTTTGGTTCTGCCTTCACGAAGCGTCCTTTTATTGAGACGCTCTTTTTAAATCCGTCCGTAATGAAAGTAGATCTTTTAGAGCAACGCTTGGCGGAACATGGAAAACAGGCGGAATTTCACGAGCACATGAGAAAAGCTACATTGTGGTTGTCTCTTTCATTCGTGTTTAGTGCGGTTTGCAATTTTGTTTTGGCGAGAAGAATCTTTATTAATATTGATACGACTCTTTCGCCGGAAGCTCAGTCCTTAGTGCTTAACGACCAAATCGCCACGATGACGACTTGGTCAATGGCGATCATCATGGTTCCTTCTATTTTGTTTTTATTGGGAATCTTCTGGTACCTCATGCGAGGAATCAAACAATACGCCGGTCTTTCAACGGAAGAACTTCTAAAGGAATCTTAG
- a CDS encoding peptide ABC transporter substrate-binding protein, translating into MLNKFAKGLMLVTGLGFATQAIAAPTNAELKIGISQEFETMNPLIMTMSASAYMYRLVGRSLVNLTPEGKWVAQLAKEIPSLDKGTAKIVEDGGKKKIVATWEILENAKWGDGKPVICQDFITAHDIAISPTVSVGEKEQWTQVEKIEIDAKNPKKCTFKYDKAKWDFYQLAQFFPIPTHLEKPVFDKYGKQKEGYEKNSNYVRNPTNPGLYNGPYVISEVKLGSHVAFAPNANFYGKQPNIKKIIVKLIPNTGTLEANLRSGTIDMISVLGLDFDQALAFDKKTKSENLPYDVHFVPSVTYEHIDLKLDNPILKDVRVRKALLYSINRDDLVKALFEGKQQVAIHNVSPKDPWYTADPKIVTLYRYSKREAGKLLDEAGWKMGADGYRSKDGKRLSLTFQTTAGNKTRELVQVYLQNQWKQAGIEVLVKNEPARVFFGETMTKRKFEGLSLFAWVSSPENSPRSTVSSKAIPNSSNGWSGQNFHGWNNAQVDKNLDALDLEFNAKKRADLVHDILKAYTNDVPVLPLYYRSDISVTPKNLKNYKMSGHQFYETNNVEDWVLN; encoded by the coding sequence ATGTTGAATAAGTTTGCGAAAGGACTCATGTTGGTGACAGGTTTGGGTTTTGCGACTCAAGCGATCGCTGCGCCGACAAATGCCGAACTTAAAATCGGTATCTCTCAAGAATTTGAAACTATGAACCCTCTTATCATGACGATGTCAGCTTCGGCTTACATGTATCGTCTGGTAGGCCGTTCACTTGTGAACCTGACTCCAGAAGGTAAATGGGTGGCTCAATTGGCTAAAGAAATTCCTTCTTTGGACAAGGGCACGGCTAAAATCGTTGAAGATGGCGGCAAAAAGAAGATCGTTGCGACTTGGGAAATTCTTGAGAACGCAAAATGGGGTGACGGAAAACCTGTTATCTGCCAGGACTTCATCACAGCTCACGATATCGCGATCAGCCCGACTGTGAGCGTGGGTGAAAAAGAACAGTGGACTCAAGTCGAAAAAATTGAAATCGACGCGAAAAATCCAAAGAAATGTACTTTCAAATACGACAAAGCAAAATGGGACTTCTACCAACTTGCTCAGTTCTTCCCTATTCCAACTCACTTGGAAAAACCTGTTTTCGATAAATACGGAAAACAAAAAGAGGGCTACGAAAAGAACTCTAACTACGTTCGCAATCCAACCAATCCTGGATTGTACAACGGTCCTTACGTGATCTCTGAAGTGAAATTGGGATCTCACGTGGCGTTTGCTCCAAATGCAAACTTCTACGGTAAGCAACCGAACATCAAAAAAATCATCGTAAAGTTGATTCCTAATACAGGAACTTTGGAAGCGAACCTGCGCTCTGGAACAATCGATATGATTTCTGTTCTAGGTCTTGATTTCGACCAGGCTTTGGCTTTCGATAAAAAAACAAAATCTGAAAATCTTCCTTACGATGTTCACTTTGTTCCGTCTGTAACTTATGAACACATCGATCTTAAGTTGGACAACCCGATCTTAAAAGACGTTCGCGTTCGTAAAGCTCTTCTTTACAGCATCAACCGTGATGACCTTGTCAAAGCGCTTTTTGAAGGCAAACAACAAGTCGCAATTCACAATGTATCTCCAAAAGATCCTTGGTACACAGCAGATCCTAAAATCGTGACTTTGTACCGTTACTCTAAGCGTGAAGCGGGCAAACTTTTGGATGAAGCTGGCTGGAAAATGGGAGCTGATGGTTACCGTTCTAAGGATGGTAAACGTCTTTCTTTGACGTTCCAAACAACAGCGGGCAACAAAACTCGTGAGCTTGTGCAAGTTTATTTGCAAAACCAATGGAAACAAGCCGGTATCGAAGTTCTTGTGAAGAACGAACCTGCCCGCGTTTTCTTTGGCGAGACAATGACAAAACGTAAGTTCGAAGGTCTTTCATTGTTTGCATGGGTTTCTTCTCCTGAAAACAGCCCACGCTCAACAGTGTCTTCTAAGGCGATTCCAAATTCTTCAAATGGTTGGTCTGGACAGAACTTCCATGGTTGGAACAATGCTCAAGTAGATAAAAACTTGGATGCTTTGGATCTAGAATTCAACGCGAAAAAACGCGCGGACTTGGTTCACGACATCTTGAAAGCTTACACGAACGACGTTCCTGTATTGCCGCTTTACTACCGCTCTGACATTTCTGTGACTCCAAAGAATTTGAAGAACTACAAAATGTCTGGCCACCAGTTCTACGAAACAAACAACGTAGAAGACTGGGTTTTGAACTAA
- a CDS encoding acylneuraminate cytidylyltransferase, with protein MKTKNALSINLLNEGTTTMKAIVIAALLALSFTTGFTCSKNQPAEQAPATTETAPATTTEAAPAEGTPAATTEAAPATTEAAPAAPAGETK; from the coding sequence TTGAAAACAAAAAATGCGTTAAGCATTAATTTATTAAATGAAGGGACAACAACAATGAAAGCTATCGTTATCGCGGCTTTGCTAGCACTTTCTTTCACAACTGGTTTCACTTGCTCTAAAAACCAACCTGCTGAGCAAGCACCTGCTACAACTGAAACTGCACCTGCAACTACTACTGAAGCAGCTCCAGCTGAAGGTACTCCTGCAGCTACTACTGAAGCAGCTCCTGCAACTACAGAAGCAGCTCCTGCAGCACCTGCTGGCGAAACTAAGTAA